In one Carassius carassius chromosome 12, fCarCar2.1, whole genome shotgun sequence genomic region, the following are encoded:
- the LOC132154541 gene encoding G protein-activated inward rectifier potassium channel 3-like, with protein sequence MALDNTGFSSCAESLSLPVPGKGEEPVEEAPKDAPPTNVQNVFEELGHVVTTETAPPTQQQANNSMSFQDKMAAREAQANQPFKKKIQGAVQERGRFGWGRNKRKRQRYVEKNGRCNVQHGNMRKTYRYLTDIFTTLVDLNWRCSLLVFVMAYAVTWLFFGAIWYLIAYCRGDLDHLEDEAWTPCVNNVNGFISAFLFSIETETTIGYGHRVITDQCPVGTMLLLLQAILGSMVNAFMVGCMFVKISQPNKRAETLVFSRNAVISLRDDKLCLMFRVGDLRSSHIVGANMRAKLIKSKQTQEGEFIPLDQTDISVGFETGDDRLFLVSPLVISHEIDVRSPFWDMSQSQLEKEDFEVVVILEGMVEATGMTCQARSSYLAEELLWGHRFSPMMTLAEGFFDVDYGAFHHTFEVDTPSCSARALALAAARLDAHLYWSISSRLDEEKWEEPNTTEQTGKSTDSESVREGERPTFTVGGVTNTQDQSVVGEQNGSVTTDQSESEA encoded by the exons atggcacTGGACAACACCGGCTTCTCATCGTGCGCCGAATCCCTGTCCCTCCCAGTTCCAGGGAAAGGGGAGGAGCCTGTGGAGGAGGCCCCAAAGGATGCTCCGCCCACCAATGTACAGAACGTATTCGAGGAGCTGGGGCATGTCGTTACCACGGAGACAGCCCCGCCCACACAGCAACAGGCCAATAACAGCATGTCCTTCCAGGACAAGATGGCAGCGAGGGAGGCACAAGCTAATCAGCCATTCAAGAAGAAAATTCAAGGGGCAGTGCAAGAGAGGGGCAGGTTTGGATGGG GACGCAACAAGCGTAAAAGACAGCGCTATGTGGAGAAAAACGGCCGTTGTAATGTGCAGCATGGTAACATGCGTAAGACATACCGTTACCTGACGGATATCTTCACCACGCTGGTGGATCTGAACTGGCGCTGCTCTCTGCTGGTCTTTGTCATGGCGTATGCTGTGACCTGGCTCTTCTTTGGAGCAATATGGTACCTCATTGCATACTGCAG GGGTGATCTGGATCATTTGGAGGACGAGGCGTGGACTCCATGTGTAAATAATGTTAATGGATTCATCTCTGCGTTTCTTTTCTCCATTGAAACGGAGACGACCATTGGCTACGGTCACCGTGTCATCACTGACCAGTGTCCAGTGGGCACCATGTTACTCCTGCTACAGGCCATACTGGGATCTATGGTCAATGCATTCATG GTTGGTTGTATGTTTGTGAAGATCTCCCAGCCGAATAAGCGTGCTGAGACCTTGGTGTTTTCTCGTAATGCTGTCATCTCATTGCGGGATGACAAGCTCTGTTTGATGTTCCGCGTCGGGGACTTGAGATCCTCCCACATTGTGGGCGCCAACATGAGAGCCAAACTTATCAAATCCAAACAGACACAGGAGG GTGAGTTTATTCCGCTGGATCAGACTGATATCAGTGTTGGTTTTGAGACGGGGGACGATCGTCTCTTCCTGGTGTCTCCGTTAGTGATCTCTCACGAGATCGATGTCCGCTCTCCGTTCTGGGACATGTCACAATCTCAGCTGGAGAAAGAGGACTTTGAGGTTGTTGTCATCTTGGAGGGGATGGTGGAAGCTACAG GAATGACCTGTCAGGCACGGAGCTCTTACCTGGCTGAAGAACTGTTATGGGGTCACAGGTTTAGTCCCATGATGACGCTCGCTGAGGGATTCTTTGATGTGGATTATGGGGCTTTTCACCACACTTTTGAG GTGGACACGCCCTCCTGTTCTGCGAGAGCACTGGCATTGGCTGCCGCCCGTTTGGACGCTCATCTCTATTGGTCGATCTCCAGTCGGCTTGATGAAGAGAAATGGGAGGAGCCTAATACGACTGAGCAAACGGGGAAGTCCACTGATTCAGAATCTGTCAGGGAGGGAGAAAGGCCAACATTTACTGTGGGCGGAGTTACAAATACCCAGGACCAATCGGTTGTAGGAGAGCAGAACGGCAGTGTGACCACTGACCAGTCAGAGTCTGAGGCTTAA